From Demequina lutea, a single genomic window includes:
- a CDS encoding heavy-metal-associated domain-containing protein, whose protein sequence is MENINTTTYTVEGMTCAHCVSSVSTGVGQVDGVTSVEVELVPEGTSSVRVSGRVPADADAISAAVDEAGYVVTGVLA, encoded by the coding sequence ATGGAGAACATCAACACGACTACCTACACGGTCGAGGGGATGACGTGCGCACACTGCGTGTCTTCGGTCTCCACGGGGGTCGGCCAGGTTGATGGCGTCACTTCGGTCGAGGTCGAACTCGTGCCGGAGGGGACATCCTCGGTGAGGGTCAGCGGGAGGGTTCCCGCGGACGCGGATGCCATCAGCGCCGCCGTCGACGAAGCCGGATACGTCGTGACTGGGGTCCTGGCGTGA
- a CDS encoding cation transporter produces MSNIIELEIGGMTCSSCAARIEKRLNRIPGVEASVNYATERAKVELPESATVEEAIASVERSE; encoded by the coding sequence ATGAGCAACATCATCGAACTTGAAATCGGCGGGATGACGTGCTCGTCATGCGCCGCCAGGATCGAGAAGCGCCTCAACCGGATCCCGGGTGTCGAGGCGAGTGTGAACTACGCGACCGAGCGGGCGAAGGTCGAACTTCCTGAGAGTGCAACGGTTGAGGAAGCGATCGCATCGGTCGAGAGGAGCGAGTGA